The proteins below are encoded in one region of Parvicella tangerina:
- a CDS encoding SHOCT domain-containing protein — MSKYDQLEKLQTLKEKGALSDSEFEVEKSKILSSSNEQSTTVIHQTSSPNNSNQKLPNPAATTGLILGLVGIIILPLLLGIIGLVFSGIAISKSSEEYEGNGNAIAGLILGIINLIWGVFWFQLFG; from the coding sequence ATGAGCAAGTACGACCAATTAGAAAAGCTCCAAACCTTGAAGGAAAAAGGAGCATTATCAGATTCAGAATTTGAAGTTGAAAAGAGTAAAATACTCAGTTCATCCAATGAGCAATCAACTACGGTTATCCACCAAACCTCATCGCCCAACAATTCAAATCAAAAACTACCTAATCCAGCAGCCACCACGGGACTGATACTTGGGTTAGTCGGGATAATAATATTACCTCTGCTATTGGGGATAATTGGGCTTGTTTTTAGCGGCATAGCAATATCTAAATCATCTGAGGAATACGAAGGTAACGGCAACGCTATTGCGGGGCTTATATTGGGGATTATTAACCTTATTTGGGGTGTGTTCTGGTTTCAACTATTTGGATAA
- a CDS encoding SHOCT domain-containing protein, with amino-acid sequence MMDKYDNLDKLIQLKEKGTITEAEFEIEKQKILSSEQTAKSQSINMDTSAPQTKKANGYGIVGFVLSIIGGFSWYFTLPVAGVALIFSLVGVMRSKQEYKMGLSIAGLVLSLLLILIWIVWYDIIVPHYDKPTGWF; translated from the coding sequence ATGATGGATAAATACGATAACTTAGATAAGCTCATTCAACTCAAAGAAAAGGGAACAATTACGGAGGCTGAGTTTGAAATTGAGAAACAAAAAATACTCAGCTCTGAGCAAACAGCAAAATCCCAATCAATCAACATGGACACATCAGCTCCACAAACTAAAAAAGCGAATGGATACGGAATCGTTGGATTCGTTTTGTCCATCATTGGAGGGTTCAGTTGGTATTTCACATTGCCAGTTGCTGGGGTAGCTCTCATATTTTCTTTGGTTGGAGTGATGAGGTCTAAACAAGAATACAAAATGGGATTATCCATTGCTGGGCTGGTCCTTAGTCTGCTACTTATTCTTATTTGGATAGTCTGGTATGATATTATCGTACCGCACTATGATAAGCCTACTGGCTGGTTTTAA
- a CDS encoding tyrosine-type recombinase/integrase has translation MALKGQKTKSDYMEWDTMQTLILKLERDGEYKFAALIASGCFLGLRISDLLQLKWSDLIGQTSLTVKEKKTKKDRTLTINPQLVEIMERIYSVLEPNPEELIFVNRFGTKPISVQYVNSKLKELFTQYNIKGQYSSHFMRKTLGRRVWAMNEYSEQALIMLSYLFGHSSIQTTKTYLGIREQEISNLYLSV, from the coding sequence ATGGCACTTAAAGGACAAAAAACAAAATCAGATTATATGGAATGGGATACGATGCAAACACTTATCCTAAAATTGGAACGAGATGGAGAATACAAATTTGCTGCACTAATCGCAAGTGGGTGTTTTTTGGGATTGCGAATTTCGGACCTATTACAATTAAAATGGTCTGACCTCATCGGTCAAACTTCATTAACAGTAAAAGAGAAAAAAACCAAAAAGGACCGTACATTAACTATCAATCCCCAATTGGTTGAGATAATGGAACGTATTTACTCTGTACTGGAACCAAATCCAGAGGAGCTAATATTTGTTAATCGTTTCGGTACAAAGCCTATCAGCGTACAATACGTGAACTCCAAATTAAAAGAGCTATTTACCCAATACAATATAAAAGGCCAGTACAGCTCCCACTTCATGCGTAAAACGTTGGGGAGAAGAGTATGGGCAATGAACGAGTACAGCGAACAGGCCCTAATTATGCTTAGCTATTTGTTTGGTCATTCCAGCATCCAAACGACTAAAACCTATTTGGGAATCCGTGAGCAGGAAATAAGCAATCTATATTTAAGTGTATAA
- a CDS encoding helix-turn-helix domain-containing protein, translated as MNDKNILEDLFTYFRNGLFAGKANAAQKFLHQTGISPTDVHIGFNSGQFHHGKSEEFRKPFIEAGILIPSNAPVNSPDRVAYGTFGKEAIVFPLRDQFNQIVNFYAYRIKLKTPKGEYLNEAGLYPKYPKSNTQKLYLVHNELEAATLIQSDVMDNRETVIALRNGELPTELRSVLQNLTELIQIIVVGSISPNAKQQLNELTEKAIYLDLPNNHTLNDMWLNYGAEGMSEFLESTQPEQTPDAERTGFSAPKVGLIIHNPRKLSYKGNAAYYSVLGSLPNDLGSMKVSLLVEDYQTGKKHRQKLELFSTMDLEEFAQRIGEKESLNANEMVMDLSTLSDLLEAHREEQIAIMFPSQGQQKQKQPLSKDLQAEAMEFLQQKGLLTNIDKLLEQSGIVGEHNTRMILFVIASTYKMPYNLHALVQASSGSGKSHLINSIMECIPKHEVMNMTRVTSKSFYHYTNNELIDKLIVIQDFDGLDEEAQFAFREMQSAKYLSSSTTQKDQFGNLQSYIRTVKAQFASIAATTRMDIYKDNESRSIVIGIDESMEQTQNIIDYQNRKLAGLIDAEKEEQNKVFLRACVELLKPSEVINRFADKIALPMDAKMLRRLNSQFQSFVAQITILNQYQRQRDEQNRLITTPEDVRQAIDIFFDAIVLKVDELNSSTRQFYEELRDYLNETKPQRGEFSQRTIREALKMGKTSVAAYIKELIELEYIRVSNGSANRGFRYQLTEDDKMKQKRIAIKEDLYGQLDKISNSKM; from the coding sequence ATGAACGATAAAAACATATTAGAGGACCTGTTTACTTACTTCAGAAATGGCCTGTTTGCTGGTAAAGCGAACGCAGCTCAAAAGTTCTTACATCAAACGGGTATATCCCCAACGGATGTACATATAGGGTTTAATTCTGGCCAGTTCCATCACGGTAAGAGCGAAGAGTTTAGAAAGCCATTTATTGAGGCTGGGATACTCATTCCCAGTAACGCCCCTGTTAACTCCCCCGATAGAGTGGCCTATGGAACATTTGGTAAAGAGGCTATAGTATTCCCACTTAGGGACCAGTTCAACCAGATAGTAAATTTTTATGCCTACCGCATAAAGCTTAAAACCCCCAAAGGAGAGTATTTGAATGAGGCTGGACTATACCCAAAATACCCGAAAAGCAATACTCAAAAACTGTACTTGGTCCATAATGAATTGGAAGCAGCAACGCTCATTCAATCTGATGTGATGGACAACCGAGAAACAGTTATTGCCCTAAGAAATGGAGAACTACCAACTGAGCTGAGAAGCGTACTACAAAACCTAACAGAGCTAATCCAAATAATTGTTGTTGGAAGCATTAGCCCAAACGCAAAACAGCAGCTAAATGAGTTAACTGAGAAAGCAATATACTTGGACCTACCAAACAACCATACGTTAAACGATATGTGGTTAAACTATGGAGCTGAAGGAATGAGCGAGTTTTTGGAGTCAACCCAACCAGAGCAGACACCAGATGCGGAGAGAACGGGATTCTCCGCTCCAAAAGTGGGGCTAATCATCCATAACCCCAGAAAGTTAAGTTATAAGGGTAATGCAGCGTATTACTCCGTATTAGGTAGCCTTCCGAATGACCTCGGGAGTATGAAAGTTTCGCTACTGGTGGAGGATTACCAAACTGGAAAAAAGCACCGTCAGAAATTGGAGCTGTTTAGCACAATGGACTTGGAGGAGTTTGCCCAAAGAATTGGAGAAAAGGAGAGCCTAAATGCGAATGAAATGGTAATGGACCTTAGCACGTTAAGCGACCTACTTGAAGCTCACCGAGAGGAACAAATAGCCATTATGTTCCCATCCCAAGGACAGCAGAAACAAAAGCAACCTCTGTCCAAAGATTTACAGGCCGAAGCAATGGAGTTTTTGCAGCAAAAAGGACTCTTAACCAACATCGATAAGCTATTGGAACAATCGGGAATAGTTGGAGAGCATAACACCCGAATGATACTATTTGTCATTGCTTCCACCTACAAAATGCCGTATAACCTCCACGCATTGGTACAGGCCAGTTCTGGGAGTGGTAAAAGCCACCTCATCAACTCAATTATGGAGTGCATACCCAAACATGAGGTAATGAATATGACCCGTGTTACCAGTAAGTCATTTTACCACTACACCAATAACGAACTGATAGATAAACTAATTGTAATACAGGACTTTGATGGTTTAGACGAAGAGGCACAGTTTGCCTTTCGGGAGATGCAGAGCGCAAAGTATTTGAGCAGCTCTACCACCCAAAAGGACCAATTCGGCAACCTACAGTCCTACATCCGAACCGTGAAAGCTCAATTTGCCTCCATAGCTGCGACCACCCGAATGGATATTTACAAGGACAACGAGAGCAGGAGTATTGTTATTGGAATAGATGAAAGTATGGAACAGACCCAAAATATCATCGATTACCAGAACAGGAAATTAGCTGGACTCATTGATGCAGAAAAGGAGGAACAAAACAAAGTGTTTCTACGAGCTTGTGTGGAGCTTTTAAAGCCCTCAGAGGTAATTAATCGATTTGCAGATAAGATTGCCTTACCAATGGATGCTAAGATGCTTAGGAGGCTTAACAGTCAGTTTCAATCTTTCGTTGCTCAGATAACCATACTCAACCAGTACCAAAGACAAAGGGATGAGCAAAATAGACTGATAACCACCCCAGAGGATGTGAGACAGGCTATTGATATATTCTTTGATGCTATAGTGCTAAAAGTGGATGAGCTGAACAGTTCAACCAGACAGTTTTATGAGGAGCTGAGAGACTATTTAAACGAGACAAAACCCCAACGAGGGGAGTTCTCCCAAAGAACCATTAGAGAGGCTCTAAAAATGGGTAAAACAAGTGTAGCAGCCTACATAAAAGAGCTGATAGAATTGGAGTATATCCGTGTTAGTAATGGTTCAGCAAATAGAGGGTTCAGATACCAGCTCACCGAGGACGATAAGATGAAACAAAAGCGAATAGCCATCAAAGAGGACCTGTATGGACAGTTGGATAAAATCAGTAATTCCAAAATGTAG
- a CDS encoding tyrosine-type recombinase/integrase, producing MIFQISNKQYQSIEKQYEKYIHAKGYKITGGNMYLTCVNEFLYWLEGYGVTNVKKITTAIMVEYIEYLSTREKFRGEGTLSQRMIDIHLFSLRILFDYLLESNIVTSTVSIPKFFKSEGRKRNILSMDEVKLLYAHTENNLEKAILTVAYGCGLRRNELHRLNLQDVILSKGILQVITGKGNKSREVPMSDTIVTYLREYVTTDRVERLKRTTQLEKAFFVNSQGKRMSGDLLNRTLKKIIQRTDNPSINSKDITLHCLRHSIATHLIENGASMEFVRDFLGHALVDTVHIYAKRRKIRQKYTL from the coding sequence ATGATTTTTCAAATTTCAAATAAGCAATACCAGTCCATCGAGAAGCAGTACGAAAAGTACATCCACGCTAAAGGGTACAAGATAACAGGAGGCAATATGTACCTTACTTGTGTTAACGAGTTCCTGTACTGGTTGGAAGGGTACGGAGTAACCAATGTCAAAAAGATAACTACAGCCATTATGGTTGAGTACATCGAGTACCTATCCACCAGAGAGAAGTTCAGAGGAGAGGGGACCCTAAGCCAACGAATGATTGATATACACCTGTTCAGCTTACGCATTCTCTTTGATTACCTTTTGGAGAGTAATATAGTTACTTCAACGGTCTCCATTCCTAAGTTCTTTAAAAGCGAGGGAAGAAAGAGAAATATACTCTCAATGGATGAGGTTAAGCTACTGTATGCTCATACTGAGAATAATTTGGAAAAGGCCATTTTAACTGTTGCGTATGGATGTGGCCTCAGACGAAATGAACTCCACCGATTGAACCTACAGGATGTAATACTAAGTAAAGGAATACTACAGGTAATAACGGGTAAGGGCAATAAGTCCAGAGAGGTCCCAATGAGCGATACAATTGTTACCTATTTGAGAGAGTATGTAACAACCGATAGAGTGGAGCGACTAAAAAGAACTACACAGTTGGAAAAGGCGTTTTTTGTCAACTCCCAAGGCAAACGAATGAGCGGGGATTTACTGAACAGGACCCTAAAAAAGATTATTCAGCGAACCGATAACCCCTCCATTAATTCAAAGGACATCACGCTGCATTGTTTGAGACATTCCATTGCTACCCACCTCATCGAAAATGGGGCCAGTATGGAGTTTGTAAGAGACTTCTTGGGCCATGCGCTGGTAGATACAGTTCACATCTATGCAAAGCGTAGAAAAATCAGACAGAAATATACACTATAA
- a CDS encoding tyrosine-type recombinase/integrase has translation MRKETLEQFIYSTHTSKTADSYLRSITKFTAQVPNAPEAQYRDIVEYMVGIQKKYKDSATPTRILAAIKRYYDYLQLMGERNDHPCRRFTVKVNSNRTIRFGELFTPDELELMLNKEERYKVLKQRNIAVVSLLIYQGLTIDELVRLTVNDIDLDNATVYVKASKKNARRTLQMNSKQILIFLKYIETRKELIQRNSDKLLLSIRGVPISGDGINSIVEGFKPLFTDRNLNPKTIRMSVIANWLNVNKRPLDEVQLMAGHRWPSSTERYIRKDLTEQRELINKFHPLND, from the coding sequence ATGAGAAAAGAAACATTAGAGCAGTTCATTTATTCGACCCACACAAGCAAAACGGCTGATAGTTATTTACGCAGTATTACAAAGTTCACAGCACAGGTTCCCAATGCCCCAGAAGCACAGTACAGGGATATTGTGGAGTATATGGTTGGAATACAGAAAAAGTACAAGGACTCGGCAACCCCAACCAGAATACTTGCAGCTATTAAAAGGTATTACGACTACCTACAGCTAATGGGGGAACGAAATGACCATCCATGTAGGAGGTTTACCGTTAAGGTTAACTCAAATAGGACCATACGATTTGGTGAGCTTTTTACCCCTGATGAATTGGAACTAATGCTTAACAAGGAGGAACGATATAAGGTTTTAAAACAGCGCAATATAGCTGTAGTAAGCTTATTGATTTACCAAGGGTTAACGATAGATGAATTAGTACGGTTAACTGTTAATGATATAGATTTGGATAATGCAACTGTGTATGTAAAAGCTTCAAAAAAGAATGCCAGAAGAACACTACAAATGAACTCAAAGCAAATTCTGATTTTTCTCAAATACATTGAAACTCGAAAGGAACTGATACAGAGAAATTCGGATAAACTGTTATTAAGTATTCGAGGGGTTCCAATTTCGGGGGATGGTATTAACTCAATTGTCGAAGGTTTTAAACCTTTATTCACCGATAGAAACCTAAACCCCAAAACAATAAGAATGAGCGTTATTGCCAATTGGTTGAACGTGAACAAACGACCATTGGATGAGGTTCAATTAATGGCGGGACATAGGTGGCCAAGTAGTACAGAAAGGTATATTAGAAAGGACTTAACGGAGCAAAGAGAATTAATCAATAAGTTTCATCCGTTGAATGATTAA
- a CDS encoding helix-turn-helix domain-containing protein has product MMTFGKKIAALRKELKLSQTELAKKLNTSVSVISRYERDEMTPGIDTAKKIADLLNTSVGYLIGETEDDNLLKDPKMMQRLKDIKNLQEEDRKGILYALDNLLRSAKLKTL; this is encoded by the coding sequence ATGATGACTTTTGGTAAAAAAATAGCAGCTCTTAGAAAGGAACTCAAACTTTCTCAAACCGAACTGGCTAAAAAGCTAAACACTTCTGTGAGTGTAATTTCTAGATACGAACGTGATGAGATGACTCCAGGTATTGATACAGCTAAAAAGATTGCGGATTTACTCAATACGTCTGTGGGGTACTTAATTGGTGAGACGGAGGATGATAACCTATTGAAAGATCCTAAAATGATGCAACGATTAAAGGATATTAAAAACTTGCAGGAGGAAGATAGAAAAGGAATACTTTATGCCCTCGATAACTTGCTTAGATCTGCTAAACTGAAAACTTTGTAA
- a CDS encoding tyrosine-type recombinase/integrase — MKKLKLNNAGFEYLELAFTEWLDILGYNKGTVYTMGAVVREFLYFLTSRSVVHISQLDTPHFKQYYQYISTRSNQRKGGALSLNYINKHIQALEKFNEFLTHKTGTSITMNVRQIKYNTKPITVLTQAEIKQLFTLTQQDRITERETALQSRDAVILVIYYSCGLRRNEGVHIELNDINLDTRILHVRKGKKYKERLVPISQHSAKILEDYIYNHRPILLKSNTESRLFVSYYGKPCTGGTLYRCLQKLIYRSENPELAEKEVGLHTLRHSIATHLLQNGMELQKIQRFLGHSSLESTQIYTHLTEEV, encoded by the coding sequence ATGAAAAAACTAAAGTTAAATAATGCAGGCTTTGAGTATCTAGAATTAGCCTTTACAGAGTGGTTAGACATACTCGGTTATAACAAAGGCACAGTTTACACAATGGGAGCTGTAGTAAGAGAGTTTTTATACTTTTTAACCTCCCGTTCAGTCGTTCATATCAGCCAATTAGACACCCCACACTTTAAACAATACTACCAGTACATCAGCACCAGAAGTAACCAAAGAAAAGGAGGAGCATTAAGCCTGAATTACATTAACAAACACATCCAAGCCCTGGAAAAATTTAACGAGTTCCTCACTCACAAAACAGGCACATCCATCACTATGAATGTTCGCCAAATCAAGTACAATACTAAACCCATTACCGTACTCACACAAGCAGAAATCAAACAACTTTTTACCCTCACACAGCAAGACAGAATCACAGAAAGAGAAACCGCATTACAGTCAAGAGATGCAGTGATACTGGTTATTTATTACAGCTGCGGATTAAGAAGAAACGAAGGAGTACACATAGAGCTAAACGACATTAATTTAGACACCCGAATCCTCCACGTAAGAAAAGGGAAGAAATACAAAGAGCGGTTAGTTCCTATCAGTCAGCACAGTGCTAAAATCTTAGAAGACTATATCTACAATCATCGCCCGATCTTACTGAAAAGTAATACAGAAAGTCGTTTGTTTGTCAGCTACTACGGCAAACCCTGTACGGGTGGCACACTCTACAGGTGCTTACAAAAACTCATTTATAGATCAGAAAACCCCGAGTTAGCAGAAAAAGAAGTGGGGTTACATACCCTCAGACACAGCATCGCCACCCACTTACTCCAAAACGGAATGGAATTACAGAAAATACAACGGTTCTTAGGACATAGCAGTTTAGAATCTACCCAAATCTATACACATTTAACAGAAGAAGTCTAA
- a CDS encoding tyrosine-type recombinase/integrase has translation MSTFKEYLQRQGKSKSTVTHYSTYILDFITWLDKDNTEPEQATAKEVLSYLNHLQQKGISNKTKAIRLNTINHFFDYQLDKGIRADQPTRQLKIRGANTQKLTPILKREQLENIYTTYEVPTAKDPRNNRNWFTTYRLSKQRNKTILSLLVNQGLTTAEITKIEVNDLKLREGTIYIAGSRKSNERTLDLKPNQIMDLMEYTLQLRQSLLSYQKDREDKRLFLPTPVVGRKTAGGSLNIFKRLTEEIKEQHPQFINLRQIRTSLITHWLKLHNLRKVQYMAGHRYVSTTERYLINHTEDLQKEVDQFHPF, from the coding sequence ATGTCAACATTCAAAGAATACTTACAACGGCAAGGAAAAAGCAAATCTACCGTTACCCATTACAGCACCTATATACTAGACTTTATCACCTGGTTAGACAAGGACAATACCGAACCCGAACAAGCCACAGCAAAAGAGGTGCTCAGTTACTTAAATCACTTACAGCAAAAGGGAATCTCCAACAAAACAAAGGCTATTCGATTAAACACCATCAATCACTTTTTTGACTACCAGTTAGACAAAGGCATCCGAGCAGACCAACCCACCAGACAACTAAAAATAAGAGGAGCAAACACCCAAAAACTAACCCCCATTCTCAAACGAGAACAATTAGAAAACATCTATACTACCTATGAAGTTCCCACAGCAAAAGATCCACGTAATAACCGCAACTGGTTCACAACCTACAGACTGAGTAAACAAAGAAATAAAACGATACTATCTCTGCTAGTCAATCAAGGATTAACCACCGCAGAGATTACCAAAATAGAAGTGAATGACTTAAAACTAAGAGAAGGCACGATTTATATAGCAGGAAGCAGGAAAAGTAACGAAAGAACCTTAGACCTAAAACCCAATCAAATAATGGACTTGATGGAATACACTTTGCAATTAAGACAATCATTGTTGAGTTACCAAAAAGACAGGGAAGATAAAAGACTATTCCTACCCACACCAGTAGTAGGGAGAAAAACAGCAGGAGGTAGTTTAAACATTTTTAAGCGACTAACTGAAGAGATCAAGGAGCAGCACCCACAATTTATAAATCTTAGACAAATAAGAACCAGTTTAATTACTCATTGGTTAAAACTTCACAACCTCAGAAAAGTACAATACATGGCAGGACACCGATACGTAAGCACCACAGAAAGATATTTAATCAACCACACAGAAGACCTACAAAAAGAAGTAGATCAGTTCCATCCTTTTTAG
- a CDS encoding DUF6932 family protein, which translates to MKTHPRRMLTINEAGYLEPNTAIPSDLTEMEKTFVIEYSSVERSALFEMYQQYIEDLKQLCGDTPLRQWINGSFITKRKPRPSDIDMVTFIDSHTVQKLGEKLRPFVYPQSKSNYPGIDAYIVEVYPEDSNKFMLFKSDTAYWHNQFDTTRRNRQGQKEPKGFLEIIH; encoded by the coding sequence ATGAAAACACACCCAAGACGTATGCTCACGATCAACGAAGCAGGATATTTAGAACCCAACACAGCCATACCATCAGACCTTACGGAGATGGAAAAAACCTTTGTAATAGAGTATTCTTCCGTAGAGCGAAGTGCCTTATTTGAAATGTATCAGCAGTACATTGAAGATTTAAAACAACTTTGCGGAGATACACCATTACGCCAGTGGATTAACGGGTCATTCATTACCAAAAGAAAGCCAAGACCTTCAGACATTGATATGGTTACTTTTATAGACAGCCATACTGTGCAGAAATTAGGAGAAAAACTCCGACCATTCGTTTATCCACAATCAAAATCGAACTATCCAGGCATAGATGCGTATATAGTAGAAGTTTATCCAGAGGATAGTAATAAGTTCATGTTGTTTAAAAGTGATACAGCCTATTGGCATAACCAATTTGATACCACACGTAGAAACAGACAAGGACAAAAAGAACCCAAAGGATTTTTAGAAATAATACACTAA